From a region of the Streptomyces sp. NBC_00193 genome:
- a CDS encoding xanthine dehydrogenase family protein subunit M, whose product MPAAVPVAGGTDLMAAVNAGLLRPAALVGLGRINEIRGWQYQDGHALLGAGLTHARMGRPDFAALIPALAAAARAAGPPQIRNAGTLGGNIATAAPTGDALPVLAALEAVLVIVGPGGSRREIPVSHLLAGREMLRPGELIGFVRVPLLHAPQVFLKATGRTGPGRATASVGLVLDPARRGVRCAIGAVAPMPLRPLEAEQWVASLIDWDGDRSLAPEALEAFGEYVAAACVPDQGEPVAPAVLHLRRTVAVLARRALGRALSS is encoded by the coding sequence ATGCCCGCCGCCGTCCCCGTGGCGGGCGGCACCGACCTCATGGCCGCCGTCAACGCGGGACTCCTGCGCCCCGCCGCCCTCGTGGGCCTCGGCCGGATCAACGAGATCCGCGGCTGGCAGTACCAGGACGGCCACGCGCTCCTCGGCGCCGGCCTCACGCACGCGCGCATGGGCCGGCCGGACTTCGCCGCCCTCATCCCGGCCCTGGCCGCCGCCGCGCGCGCCGCGGGCCCGCCGCAGATCCGCAACGCCGGCACGCTCGGCGGCAACATCGCCACGGCCGCGCCGACGGGTGACGCGCTCCCCGTGCTGGCCGCGCTGGAGGCCGTGCTCGTCATCGTGGGGCCCGGCGGATCGCGGCGCGAGATCCCGGTCTCGCACCTGCTCGCCGGCCGGGAGATGCTCCGCCCCGGAGAGCTGATCGGCTTCGTGCGCGTGCCGTTGCTGCACGCGCCGCAGGTGTTCCTCAAGGCCACGGGGCGTACGGGACCGGGGCGCGCGACGGCGTCCGTGGGGCTCGTACTGGACCCCGCGCGCCGGGGTGTGCGCTGCGCGATCGGCGCGGTCGCCCCGATGCCGCTGCGGCCGCTGGAAGCCGAGCAGTGGGTTGCTTCGTTGATCGACTGGGACGGGGACCGCAGTCTGGCCCCCGAGGCGCTCGAAGCCTTCGGCGAGTACGTCGCGGCGGCCTGCGTGCCCGACCAGGGGGAGCCGGTGGCTCCCGCAGTACTGCATTTGCGGCGGACGGTGGCCGTGCTGGCACGGAGGGCCCTGGGGAGGGCACTGAGCTCATGA
- a CDS encoding xanthine dehydrogenase family protein molybdopterin-binding subunit, which produces MTVATPVSEGAEPSESAVPRGIGASVPAADTRAKTEGTFPYAADLWAEGLLWAAVLRSPHAHARILSIDTSAATEMPGVRAVVTHADVPGATTHGRRIADRPVFAHDVVRHHGEPIAAVAADHPDTARLAAAAIAVEYELLDPVTDPEQAFGAPDLHPDGNLIRHIPLRYGDPEATGDVVVEGLYRIGRQDPAPIGAEAGLAVPRPDGGVEIYTASTDPHTDRDLAAACFGLEPDRVRVVVTGVPGATADREDAAFQLPLGLLALRTGCPVKLAATREESFLGHPHRHPTLLRYRHHADADGRLVKVEAQILMDAGAYADSSSESLAAAVAFACGPYVVPHAFVEGWAVRTNNPPSGHVRGEGALQVCAAYEGQMDKLAAALGIDGAELRLRNVLATGDLLPTGQTVTCPAPVAELLRAVRDHELPALPKDTPEEDWLLPGGLEGAGEPGAVRRGVGYGVGMVHMLGAEGTDEVSTATVKIVGGAATVICAAVDTGQGFSTLARQIVQETLGVDEVVTAPVDTDQPPAGPSAHGRHTWVSGGAVERAAKMVRTQLLQPMAHKLGMSTELLQIADGRITSYDGAFSTTVAEAMEGKELWATAQCRPHPTEPLDGDGQGDAFVGLAFCAIRAVVDVDIELGSVRVVELAVAQDVGRILNPRQLEARIEAGVIQGVGAALTENLRTAAGLIRHPDLTGYALPTSLDAPTVRIVKLVEERDVVAPFGAKPASAVPVVTAPAAVASAVRAATGRPVNRLPIRPSAAVAAPNS; this is translated from the coding sequence GTGACGGTCGCGACACCGGTCTCCGAGGGCGCGGAGCCGTCGGAGTCGGCGGTCCCGCGCGGCATCGGCGCGTCCGTCCCGGCGGCCGACACCCGCGCCAAGACCGAGGGCACCTTCCCCTACGCCGCCGACCTGTGGGCCGAGGGCCTCCTCTGGGCCGCCGTGCTGCGCTCCCCGCACGCCCACGCCCGCATCCTGTCCATCGACACCTCCGCCGCCACCGAGATGCCCGGCGTACGGGCCGTCGTCACGCACGCCGACGTCCCCGGCGCCACCACGCACGGCCGCCGCATCGCCGACCGGCCCGTCTTCGCGCACGACGTGGTCCGCCACCACGGCGAGCCCATCGCCGCCGTCGCCGCCGACCACCCGGACACCGCACGCCTCGCGGCCGCCGCGATCGCCGTCGAGTACGAGCTCCTCGACCCGGTCACCGACCCCGAACAGGCCTTCGGCGCCCCCGACCTGCACCCCGACGGCAACCTGATCCGGCACATCCCGCTGCGCTACGGCGACCCCGAAGCCACCGGCGACGTCGTCGTCGAGGGCCTCTACCGCATCGGCCGCCAGGACCCCGCCCCCATCGGCGCCGAGGCCGGGCTGGCCGTGCCGCGCCCCGACGGAGGCGTGGAGATCTACACCGCCTCCACCGACCCGCACACCGACCGCGACCTGGCCGCCGCCTGCTTCGGGCTGGAACCGGACCGCGTACGCGTCGTGGTCACCGGGGTCCCGGGCGCGACGGCCGACCGCGAGGACGCCGCGTTCCAGCTCCCGCTCGGCCTGCTCGCCCTGCGCACCGGCTGCCCGGTGAAGCTGGCCGCCACCCGCGAGGAGTCCTTCCTCGGCCACCCCCACCGCCACCCGACGCTGCTGCGCTACCGCCACCACGCGGACGCGGACGGCCGGCTGGTCAAGGTCGAGGCCCAGATCCTGATGGACGCCGGCGCCTACGCCGACTCCTCGTCGGAGTCCCTGGCCGCGGCGGTGGCCTTCGCCTGCGGCCCGTACGTGGTCCCGCACGCCTTCGTGGAAGGCTGGGCGGTCCGTACGAACAACCCCCCGTCGGGCCACGTGCGCGGCGAAGGCGCCCTGCAGGTCTGTGCGGCCTACGAGGGCCAGATGGACAAGCTGGCGGCCGCCCTCGGCATCGACGGCGCCGAGCTTCGCCTGCGCAACGTCCTGGCCACCGGCGACCTGCTCCCGACCGGCCAGACCGTCACCTGCCCCGCCCCCGTGGCGGAACTCCTGCGCGCGGTCCGCGACCACGAGCTGCCCGCCCTCCCGAAGGACACCCCGGAGGAGGACTGGCTGCTCCCGGGCGGCCTGGAGGGCGCGGGGGAGCCGGGCGCGGTACGGCGCGGAGTCGGGTACGGGGTCGGCATGGTCCACATGCTCGGCGCCGAGGGCACCGACGAGGTGTCCACGGCCACGGTGAAGATCGTCGGCGGTGCGGCGACGGTCATCTGTGCCGCCGTCGACACCGGCCAGGGCTTCTCCACGCTCGCCCGCCAGATCGTCCAGGAGACCCTGGGCGTCGACGAGGTCGTCACGGCCCCCGTCGACACCGACCAGCCGCCGGCCGGCCCCTCCGCCCACGGCCGCCACACCTGGGTCTCGGGCGGCGCGGTGGAACGCGCCGCGAAGATGGTCCGTACGCAGCTCCTCCAGCCGATGGCCCACAAACTCGGCATGTCCACCGAGCTCCTCCAGATCGCGGATGGCCGGATCACGTCGTACGACGGCGCCTTCTCCACGACGGTCGCGGAGGCGATGGAGGGCAAGGAACTCTGGGCCACGGCCCAGTGCCGCCCGCACCCCACGGAGCCGCTGGACGGCGACGGCCAGGGCGACGCCTTCGTCGGCCTCGCCTTCTGCGCGATCCGCGCGGTGGTCGACGTGGACATCGAGCTCGGCTCGGTGCGCGTCGTCGAACTCGCCGTCGCCCAGGACGTGGGCCGCATCCTCAACCCCCGCCAGCTGGAAGCCCGTATCGAAGCGGGCGTCATCCAGGGCGTGGGCGCGGCCCTGACGGAAAACCTCCGCACGGCCGCGGGCCTGATCCGCCACCCCGACCTCACGGGCTACGCCCTGCCCACCTCCCTGGACGCCCCGACGGTCCGCATCGTCAAACTCGTCGAAGAACGCGACGTGGTGGCCCCCTTCGGCGCGAAGCCGGCGAGCGCGGTCCCAGTGGTCACGGCCCCGGCAGCGGTGGCCTCGGCGGTCCGCGCGGCCACGGGCCGCCCGGTCAACAGGCTCCCGATCCGGCCATCTGCGGCAGTGGCGGCGCCCAACTCGTAA
- a CDS encoding (2Fe-2S)-binding protein — protein sequence MSENENTGSTGPSWGWEPVPHGGEYDSDATAFVKLPQDMLDALGTGEPLAAPGHGYVPPPMIVPLGTGSTDPAATGTWTIPVQWPEAGAAAPADAGAGASGAAARAPIPASVPIPASVAAAFAEPAAEPVAEPAAEPFGESYAEPFSEQFSEPFSESYAEPFAGDRAAAHESGTTAEWRFPEAAASDVWTPGGAGDTGSFGQLAAAADWSQAPATLPGGAAAPWATHPDFEGARGYVAQQPGSDGAGTDGQGFGAPGSDPLGSGVFPGAFPGVSAPAVGSFGSTPGRGPRVLGGPGVGTPLDGEQGYPAPHDIEAAHGPAQVPDSGERQHPGNEGEARDGAEARDGGEARGTGEARGEGQSWGEGEARGEGEARGEGEARSEAVAGAADERGSGEAGAVEAEQGDGGAVPAAGGAGAAPAPGSDDADLAVGTAPAGTAEGVPGEGATYEEETADGADAGAVAHHEHPSASYVLRVNGADRPVTGAWIGESLLYVLRERLGLAGAKDGCSQGECGACAVQVDGRLVASCLVPAATAAGSEVRTVEGLATDGELSDVQEALCRSGAVQCGFCVPGMAMTIHDLLEGNHAPSELETRQALCGNLCRCSGYSGVIEAVREVVAERGSAAEAAAAASAEARIPHQAQPGEGGVHGMQGNQGNQGNHGMQGDQGNHDGGTA from the coding sequence ATGAGTGAGAACGAGAACACGGGGTCCACGGGCCCCAGCTGGGGCTGGGAGCCGGTGCCGCACGGCGGCGAGTACGACTCCGACGCCACGGCCTTCGTGAAACTGCCGCAGGACATGCTGGACGCGCTCGGCACCGGGGAGCCCCTCGCGGCCCCCGGGCACGGCTACGTGCCGCCCCCGATGATCGTGCCGCTCGGTACGGGGAGTACGGATCCTGCGGCCACGGGCACGTGGACGATCCCGGTGCAGTGGCCGGAGGCGGGCGCGGCAGCACCGGCGGACGCCGGGGCGGGGGCTTCGGGGGCCGCGGCGCGGGCGCCGATCCCGGCATCGGTGCCCATTCCGGCTTCGGTGGCCGCGGCGTTCGCGGAACCGGCGGCGGAGCCGGTGGCCGAGCCCGCTGCGGAGCCCTTCGGCGAGTCCTACGCAGAGCCTTTCTCCGAGCAGTTCTCCGAGCCTTTCTCCGAGTCCTACGCAGAGCCCTTCGCGGGGGACCGGGCCGCCGCACACGAGTCGGGGACGACCGCCGAGTGGCGGTTCCCCGAGGCGGCGGCGAGCGACGTGTGGACCCCGGGAGGCGCCGGCGACACGGGCAGCTTCGGGCAGCTCGCGGCCGCGGCCGACTGGAGCCAGGCCCCCGCGACGCTGCCCGGCGGGGCCGCGGCCCCGTGGGCGACCCATCCGGACTTCGAGGGTGCGCGCGGGTACGTGGCGCAGCAGCCGGGTTCCGACGGTGCGGGCACCGACGGGCAGGGTTTCGGCGCGCCGGGGTCCGACCCGCTGGGCTCAGGGGTGTTCCCCGGGGCGTTCCCGGGGGTGTCGGCGCCGGCCGTCGGATCCTTCGGCTCGACCCCGGGACGCGGACCGCGCGTGCTGGGCGGCCCGGGAGTCGGCACCCCGCTGGACGGGGAGCAGGGCTACCCGGCCCCGCACGACATCGAAGCCGCCCACGGGCCGGCGCAGGTGCCGGATTCGGGGGAGCGGCAGCATCCGGGGAACGAGGGTGAAGCCCGGGATGGGGCCGAAGCCCGGGACGGCGGCGAAGCCCGGGGCACGGGCGAAGCCCGCGGTGAGGGTCAAAGCTGGGGTGAGGGCGAAGCCCGCGGTGAGGGCGAAGCCCGCGGTGAGGGCGAAGCCCGGAGTGAGGCCGTAGCCGGGGCCGCCGACGAGCGGGGCTCGGGCGAAGCCGGGGCCGTGGAGGCGGAGCAGGGTGACGGCGGAGCCGTGCCGGCCGCCGGCGGAGCGGGGGCCGCGCCCGCGCCGGGTTCGGACGACGCCGACCTGGCTGTCGGGACCGCTCCGGCGGGGACGGCCGAAGGGGTTCCGGGCGAGGGGGCGACGTACGAGGAAGAGACCGCCGATGGAGCGGACGCCGGGGCCGTCGCCCACCACGAGCACCCGTCGGCCTCCTACGTCCTGCGCGTCAACGGGGCCGACCGCCCCGTCACCGGTGCGTGGATCGGCGAGTCCCTCCTTTACGTGCTGCGCGAGCGCCTCGGCCTCGCCGGCGCCAAGGACGGCTGCTCCCAGGGTGAATGCGGCGCCTGCGCCGTGCAGGTCGACGGCCGGCTCGTCGCCTCCTGCCTCGTCCCGGCCGCCACCGCGGCGGGCAGCGAGGTCCGTACCGTGGAAGGTCTCGCTACCGACGGGGAACTGTCGGACGTACAAGAGGCGTTGTGCAGGTCGGGTGCGGTGCAGTGCGGGTTCTGCGTACCGGGCATGGCCATGACCATCCACGATCTGCTGGAAGGCAACCACGCCCCCAGCGAGCTGGAGACCCGCCAGGCGCTGTGCGGCAACCTCTGCCGCTGCTCCGGGTACTCGGGCGTCATCGAGGCGGTGCGCGAGGTCGTGGCCGAGCGCGGTTCGGCGGCGGAAGCGGCCGCCGCGGCCTCGGCCGAGGCCCGGATCCCGCACCAGGCCCAGCCGGGCGAGGGCGGCGTCCACGGGATGCAGGGCAATCAGGGGAACCAGGGGAACCACGGGATGCAGGGCGACCAGGGCAACCACGACGGAGGCACGGCGTGA
- a CDS encoding NAD-dependent malic enzyme: MATAPSVSYSMTVRLEVPASGTAVSQLTTAVESSGGSVTGLDVTASGHEKLRIDVTIAATSTAHADEIVEKLRGIEGVSLGKVSDRTFLMHLGGKIEMQSKHPIRNRDDLSMIYTPGVARVCMAIAENPEDARRLTIKRNSVAVVTDGSAVLGLGNIGPMAALPVMEGKAALFKRFAGIDAWPICLDTQDSDEIVAIVKAIAPGFAGINLEDISAPRCFEIEARLREALDIPVFHDDQHGTAIVVLAALTNALRVVGKAVGDVKVVMSGAGAAGTAILKLLLAAGVKNAVSADIHGVVHADRPDLVDAAADSPLRWIADNTNPEGYTGTLKEAVVGADVFIGVSAPNVLSGDDVAAMAEGAIVFALANPDPEVDPAIARQTAAVVATGRSDFPNQINNVLVFPGVFRGLLDAQSRTVNTDMMLAAASALADVVGEDELNANYIIPSVFNDKVAGAVAGAVRKAASTAVTAPTSV, from the coding sequence ATGGCAACGGCGCCCAGCGTCTCGTACTCGATGACGGTCCGCCTGGAAGTGCCCGCGAGCGGAACCGCGGTCTCCCAGCTCACCACCGCCGTGGAGTCCTCCGGTGGCTCGGTCACCGGCCTCGACGTGACCGCATCCGGTCACGAGAAGCTCCGCATCGACGTGACCATCGCGGCGACGTCCACCGCGCACGCCGACGAGATCGTCGAGAAGCTCCGCGGGATCGAGGGCGTCAGCCTCGGCAAGGTCTCCGACCGCACCTTCCTGATGCACCTCGGCGGCAAGATCGAGATGCAGTCGAAGCACCCCATCCGCAACCGAGACGACCTCTCGATGATCTACACCCCGGGCGTGGCCCGCGTGTGCATGGCGATCGCCGAGAACCCCGAGGACGCCCGCCGCCTGACCATCAAGCGCAACTCCGTCGCAGTCGTGACGGACGGCAGCGCCGTGCTGGGCCTCGGCAACATCGGCCCGATGGCCGCGCTGCCCGTCATGGAGGGCAAGGCGGCCCTCTTCAAGCGCTTCGCCGGCATCGACGCCTGGCCGATCTGCCTCGACACCCAGGACTCCGACGAGATCGTCGCCATCGTCAAGGCGATCGCCCCGGGCTTCGCGGGCATCAACCTGGAGGACATCTCCGCGCCGCGCTGCTTCGAGATCGAAGCCCGGCTGCGCGAGGCCCTCGACATCCCCGTCTTCCACGACGACCAGCACGGCACCGCCATCGTGGTCCTCGCCGCCCTCACCAACGCACTGCGCGTGGTGGGCAAGGCCGTTGGCGACGTCAAGGTGGTCATGTCGGGCGCCGGCGCCGCCGGTACCGCCATCCTCAAGCTGCTCCTCGCCGCGGGCGTCAAGAACGCCGTCAGCGCCGACATCCACGGCGTCGTGCACGCGGACCGCCCCGACCTCGTCGACGCGGCCGCCGACTCGCCGCTGCGCTGGATCGCCGACAACACCAACCCCGAGGGCTACACGGGCACCCTGAAGGAGGCCGTGGTCGGCGCCGACGTGTTCATCGGCGTCTCGGCCCCCAACGTCCTGTCCGGCGATGACGTGGCCGCCATGGCGGAAGGCGCGATCGTGTTCGCGCTCGCGAACCCGGACCCCGAGGTGGACCCGGCGATCGCCCGCCAGACCGCCGCCGTCGTGGCCACCGGCCGTTCCGACTTCCCGAACCAGATCAACAACGTGCTGGTCTTCCCGGGCGTCTTCCGCGGCCTGCTGGACGCCCAGTCCCGCACCGTGAACACCGACATGATGCTGGCCGCCGCGAGCGCCCTGGCCGACGTGGTCGGCGAGGACGAGCTGAACGCGAACTACATCATCCCGTCGGTCTTCAACGACAAGGTCGCCGGCGCGGTCGCCGGAGCCGTCCGCAAGGCCGCCTCCACGGCTGTGACGGCGCCCACCTCTGTCTGA
- a CDS encoding YqgE/AlgH family protein translates to MTEVSSLTGRLLVATPALADPNFDRAVVLLLDHDEQGSLGVVLNRPTPVGVGDVLLPWAPLAKDPGVVFQGGPVALDSALGLAVIPGEEGPLGWRRVHGAIGLVDLEAPPELLAAALGGLRIFAGYSGWGPGQLEEELGVGAWYVVDSEPGDVSFPDPQRLWRAVLRRQRSELAMVATYADDPSLN, encoded by the coding sequence ATGACCGAGGTGTCCTCCCTCACAGGGCGGCTGCTCGTGGCCACCCCCGCCCTCGCGGACCCGAATTTCGACCGCGCGGTGGTGCTGCTGCTCGACCACGACGAGCAGGGCTCGCTCGGCGTTGTCCTCAATCGGCCCACCCCGGTGGGCGTCGGTGACGTCCTGCTGCCCTGGGCTCCGCTGGCCAAGGACCCCGGAGTGGTCTTCCAGGGAGGTCCGGTCGCGCTGGACTCCGCGCTGGGGCTGGCGGTCATCCCTGGCGAGGAGGGGCCGCTCGGCTGGCGCCGGGTGCACGGGGCGATCGGCCTGGTGGACCTGGAGGCCCCGCCCGAACTCCTCGCGGCGGCCCTGGGGGGCCTGCGCATCTTCGCCGGGTACTCCGGCTGGGGACCGGGGCAGCTGGAGGAGGAACTGGGCGTGGGCGCCTGGTACGTCGTCGACTCCGAGCCGGGCGACGTCTCCTTCCCGGATCCGCAGCGGCTGTGGCGCGCCGTGCTGCGGCGCCAGCGCAGCGAGCTGGCGATGGTGGCCACGTACGCGGACGACCCGTCGCTGAACTGA
- a CDS encoding beta-N-acetylhexosaminidase has product MDLIPVPQVAVPDGDGRRLVLGPEPVLDAGPGTEGVARWLRRELGSATGWSLPPAAAGARADVRLRIDPEGAGELGPESYGITVGADGVELTGASAAGLFWGAQTLRQLLGPDAYRKAPLPGRTWSLPYIGIADGPRFGWRGLMLDVARHFLPKDAVLRYVDLLAAHKLNVLHLHLTDDQGWRVEIKRYPRLTEVGAWRSRSRWGHRASPLWNETPHGGFYTQDDLREIVAYAAERHVRVVPEIDVPGHSQAAIAAYPELGNTDVVDTAALEVWDDWGINENVLAPTEAVLRFYEGVFEELLEVFPAEVSPFVHVGGDECPKAQWKASGVAQARIAELGVDGEDGLQSWFIRHFDGWLAERGRRLIGWDEILEGGLAPGAAVSSWRGYAGGIAAAEAGHDVVMCPEQQVYLDHRQADGEDEPMPIGYVRTLEDVYRFEPVPPKLSEEAAAHVLGAQANVWTEVMEDQSRVDYQVFPRLAAFAEVVWSRLPLPGERDHADFEARMTAHYRRLDALGVDYRPPGGPLPWQRRPGVLGRPIEGAPPNV; this is encoded by the coding sequence ATGGACCTGATCCCCGTACCCCAGGTCGCGGTTCCGGACGGGGACGGCCGCCGCCTCGTCCTGGGGCCCGAGCCGGTGCTGGACGCCGGGCCGGGCACCGAGGGCGTCGCCCGGTGGCTGCGCCGGGAGCTGGGGTCCGCCACCGGCTGGAGCCTGCCGCCGGCCGCGGCCGGCGCGCGAGCCGACGTACGGCTGCGGATCGACCCCGAAGGTGCCGGTGAACTCGGGCCGGAGTCGTACGGGATCACCGTCGGCGCCGACGGCGTGGAGCTGACCGGCGCGAGCGCGGCCGGGCTGTTCTGGGGCGCCCAGACGCTGCGTCAGCTCCTGGGTCCCGACGCCTACCGAAAGGCCCCGCTGCCCGGCCGGACCTGGAGCCTGCCGTACATCGGCATCGCCGACGGCCCCCGCTTCGGCTGGCGCGGGCTGATGCTCGACGTGGCCCGGCACTTCCTGCCCAAGGACGCGGTGCTGCGGTACGTCGACCTGCTCGCCGCCCACAAGCTCAACGTGCTGCACCTGCACCTGACGGACGACCAGGGCTGGCGGGTCGAGATCAAGCGCTACCCGCGGCTCACCGAGGTCGGCGCCTGGCGCTCCCGCAGCCGGTGGGGCCACCGGGCCTCCCCGCTGTGGAACGAGACCCCGCACGGCGGCTTCTACACCCAGGACGACCTGCGCGAGATCGTCGCGTACGCGGCCGAGCGGCACGTCCGGGTGGTGCCGGAGATCGACGTGCCGGGGCACTCGCAGGCCGCGATCGCCGCGTACCCGGAGCTGGGGAACACCGACGTGGTGGACACGGCGGCGCTGGAGGTGTGGGACGACTGGGGCATCAACGAGAACGTGCTCGCGCCCACCGAGGCGGTCCTGCGGTTCTACGAGGGGGTCTTCGAAGAGCTGCTGGAGGTGTTCCCGGCGGAGGTCTCGCCCTTCGTCCACGTGGGCGGGGACGAGTGCCCCAAGGCGCAGTGGAAGGCCTCCGGGGTAGCGCAGGCGCGGATCGCCGAGCTGGGGGTCGACGGCGAGGACGGTCTGCAGTCCTGGTTCATCCGGCACTTCGACGGCTGGCTCGCGGAGCGCGGCCGCCGGCTCATCGGCTGGGACGAGATCCTGGAGGGCGGACTGGCCCCCGGAGCGGCCGTGTCCTCCTGGCGCGGCTACGCGGGCGGCATCGCCGCCGCGGAGGCCGGCCACGACGTGGTGATGTGTCCCGAGCAGCAGGTGTACCTGGATCACCGTCAGGCGGACGGCGAGGACGAGCCGATGCCCATCGGCTACGTACGGACATTGGAGGATGTGTACCGGTTCGAGCCGGTACCGCCGAAGTTGTCCGAAGAGGCCGCCGCCCACGTGCTGGGCGCGCAGGCCAACGTGTGGACCGAGGTGATGGAGGACCAGAGCCGCGTCGACTACCAGGTGTTCCCGCGCCTCGCGGCCTTCGCCGAGGTGGTGTGGTCCCGGCTGCCGCTGCCCGGGGAACGGGACCACGCGGACTTCGAGGCGCGGATGACGGCGCACTACCGCCGCCTGGACGCCCTCGGGGTCGACTACCGGCCGCCCGGCGGCCCGTTGCCGTGGCAGCGCAGGCCCGGGGTGCTCGGCCGCCCGATCGAGGGAGCGCCCCCGAACGTGTGA
- a CDS encoding HU family DNA-binding protein codes for MNRSELVAALSERAEVTRKDADAVLAALAETVGEIVAKGDEKVTIPGFLTFERTHRAARTARNPQTGDPIQIPAGYSVKVSAGSKLKEAAKGK; via the coding sequence ATGAACCGCAGTGAGCTGGTGGCCGCTCTGTCCGAGCGCGCCGAGGTGACCCGCAAGGACGCCGACGCCGTTCTGGCCGCGCTCGCCGAGACCGTCGGCGAGATTGTCGCCAAGGGCGACGAGAAGGTCACCATCCCCGGCTTCCTGACCTTCGAGCGCACCCACCGTGCCGCTCGCACCGCGCGCAACCCGCAGACCGGCGACCCCATCCAGATCCCGGCCGGCTACAGCGTGAAGGTCTCCGCGGGCTCCAAGCTCAAGGAAGCCGCCAAGGGCAAGTAG
- the murA gene encoding UDP-N-acetylglucosamine 1-carboxyvinyltransferase has protein sequence MTGISDDVLLVHGGTPLEGEIRVRGAKNLVPKAMVAALLGSEPSRLRNVPDIRDVRVVRGLLQLHGVTVRPGDEPGELVLDPSHVESANVADIDAHAGSSRIPILFCGPLLHRLGHAFIPGLGGCDIGGRPIDFHFEVLRQFGATIEKREGGQYLEAPQRLRGCKIRLPYPSVGSTEQVLLTAVLAEGVTELSNAAVEPEIEDLICVLQKMGAIISMDTDRTIRITGVDRLGGYNHKALPDRLEAASWASAALATGGNIYVRGAQQRSMMTFLNTFRRVGGAFEIDDDGIRFWHPGGPLKAIALETDVHPGFQTDWQQPLVVALTQATGLSIVHETVYESRLGFTSALNQMGAHIQLYRECLGGSACRFGQRNFLHSAVVSGPTKLQGADLVIPDLRGGFSYLIAALAAEGTSRVHGIDLINRGYENFMEKLVELGAKVELPGGDLV, from the coding sequence ATGACCGGCATCAGTGACGATGTACTGCTTGTCCACGGCGGAACTCCGCTCGAGGGCGAGATCCGTGTCCGCGGCGCGAAGAACCTCGTACCCAAGGCGATGGTCGCGGCCCTGCTGGGCAGTGAGCCCAGTCGGCTGCGCAACGTTCCGGACATCCGGGACGTCCGGGTCGTGCGCGGGCTGCTCCAGCTGCACGGGGTGACCGTCCGCCCCGGTGACGAACCGGGCGAGCTGGTGCTCGACCCCTCGCACGTCGAGAGCGCGAACGTCGCCGACATCGACGCCCACGCGGGCTCCTCGCGCATCCCGATCCTGTTCTGCGGTCCGCTGCTGCACCGCCTCGGCCACGCCTTCATCCCCGGCCTCGGCGGCTGCGACATCGGCGGCCGGCCGATCGACTTCCACTTCGAGGTGCTCCGCCAGTTCGGCGCGACCATCGAGAAGCGCGAGGGCGGCCAGTACCTGGAGGCCCCTCAGCGCCTTCGCGGCTGCAAGATCCGCCTGCCCTACCCGTCGGTCGGCTCGACCGAGCAGGTGCTGCTGACGGCCGTCCTGGCCGAGGGCGTCACCGAGCTCAGCAACGCCGCCGTCGAACCGGAGATCGAAGACCTCATCTGCGTCCTGCAGAAGATGGGCGCGATCATCTCCATGGACACCGACCGGACCATCCGGATCACCGGTGTCGACCGCCTCGGCGGCTACAACCACAAGGCGCTCCCGGACCGGCTGGAGGCCGCCTCCTGGGCGTCCGCCGCGCTGGCCACCGGCGGCAACATCTACGTGCGCGGCGCGCAGCAGCGTTCGATGATGACCTTCCTGAACACCTTCCGCCGGGTCGGCGGGGCGTTCGAGATCGACGACGACGGCATCCGCTTCTGGCACCCGGGCGGCCCGCTCAAGGCCATCGCACTGGAGACCGACGTCCACCCGGGCTTCCAGACCGACTGGCAGCAGCCGCTGGTCGTGGCGCTGACCCAGGCCACCGGCCTCTCGATCGTCCACGAGACGGTCTACGAGTCCCGCCTGGGCTTCACCTCCGCGCTCAACCAGATGGGTGCGCACATCCAGCTCTACCGGGAGTGCCTGGGCGGCAGCGCCTGCCGCTTCGGCCAGCGCAACTTCCTGCACTCGGCCGTCGTCTCGGGGCCCACCAAGCTCCAGGGCGCCGACCTGGTCATCCCCGACCTGCGCGGCGGGTTCTCGTACCTGATCGCGGCGCTCGCCGCCGAGGGCACCTCGCGGGTGCACGGGATCGACCTGATCAACCGGGGCTACGAGAACTTCATGGAGAAGCTCGTGGAACTGGGCGCCAAGGTCGAGCTCCCGGGCGGCGACCTCGTCTGA
- a CDS encoding DUF3039 domain-containing protein, producing MSTLEPDRGTGTGTLVEPTPQVSHGDGDHERFAHYVQKDKIMESALGGTPVVALCGKVWVPGRDPKKYPVCPMCKEIYESMGPGGDKDKGGKDGK from the coding sequence ATGAGCACTCTTGAGCCCGATCGCGGGACTGGTACGGGGACCCTCGTAGAGCCGACGCCGCAGGTGTCCCACGGCGACGGCGACCACGAGCGCTTCGCCCACTACGTCCAGAAGGACAAGATCATGGAGAGCGCGCTCGGGGGCACCCCCGTCGTCGCGCTCTGCGGCAAGGTCTGGGTGCCGGGCCGGGACCCGAAGAAGTACCCGGTCTGCCCCATGTGCAAGGAGATCTACGAGTCCATGGGCCCCGGCGGGGACAAGGACAAGGGCGGCAAGGACGGGAAGTAG